In Flavobacterium sp. N3904, one DNA window encodes the following:
- a CDS encoding M20/M25/M40 family metallo-hydrolase produces the protein MKKNYSSIIAVACILIVLGFLFYTMMPSWSPNEDKKVTEFSTSRALEHINAIAKQPHYVGTKNHEVVANYIIKELQKMGLETTVQEGFTLSDWGNLVKSKNIMCRITGTKNTKALLLLSHYDSAPHSVSHGASDDASGVATILEGVRAFLNAQTKHKNDIIILFTDAEELGLNGAALFVTEHQWAKEVGLVLNFEARGSSGPSYMLMETNKGNAGLVKEFAKAGATYPVSNSLMYSIYKMLPNDTDLTVFREQGNIQGFNFAFIDDHFNYHTAQDDVAHLDKNTLKHQGSYLMPLLNYFSNADLNNTDTAEDYVYFTIPFTFISYPFDWVMPMTLIAAGFLLILVFLGKAKRMLKLNDIVKGFFPFLGALIFTGLITYYGWKGLLLLNPQYNDLLNGFTYNGHDYIAAFVLLSLSICFFFYQIASKPKVTMNHYVIPLVFWIVLNGFLANSLRGAGFLIIPVYFGLISFAVFVFSQRSIWIVNLICGIPALLIIAPFIQMFPVGLGLKVLFGSAILTVLAFAILLPIFGSFTKKGSWSLLFFLTAVLFLAKAQYHSGYEAGEAKSNSLVYYYNADTNKAHWLTYDTNLDSWTKGYLGEKPKGAKIFNNLKLFSKYNSEFTYAAEAPNKGIAKPTITFLQDSVVGIKRSLKIQITPNRKVNRYDIFADEIMTFYNFKANGVTTLGQKGTELERKGKKLLSYYVVNNEPLVLQFTINRATILDMDVMESSFDLMVNPIFAMTPRENWMMPTPFVLNDAIVITQKIKRTPKVVAPVVNPNLALPKAADSLKVVKDSLRVRQ, from the coding sequence ATGAAAAAAAACTATTCTTCTATTATTGCTGTTGCGTGCATCCTAATTGTTTTAGGTTTTTTGTTTTATACAATGATGCCTTCTTGGTCACCTAATGAGGATAAAAAAGTTACGGAATTTTCGACCAGCAGAGCTTTGGAACATATCAATGCAATTGCCAAACAACCGCATTATGTAGGCACCAAAAATCATGAGGTTGTGGCCAATTATATCATCAAAGAACTTCAAAAAATGGGGTTGGAAACAACGGTTCAGGAAGGTTTTACACTGAGCGATTGGGGGAATTTGGTCAAATCCAAAAACATAATGTGCCGCATCACAGGAACAAAGAATACCAAAGCATTGCTTTTACTTTCTCACTATGACAGCGCACCACATTCGGTTTCGCATGGCGCGAGTGACGATGCATCAGGCGTGGCAACTATTTTGGAGGGTGTTCGGGCTTTTTTGAATGCGCAAACCAAACATAAAAACGATATTATTATTCTGTTTACTGATGCAGAGGAATTGGGATTGAATGGTGCTGCACTTTTTGTTACCGAGCATCAGTGGGCCAAAGAAGTGGGATTGGTATTGAATTTTGAAGCCCGTGGTTCTTCGGGGCCAAGTTATATGCTGATGGAAACCAACAAAGGAAATGCCGGTTTGGTAAAGGAATTTGCCAAAGCAGGCGCAACCTATCCCGTTTCAAATTCGTTGATGTACAGCATTTACAAAATGTTGCCGAATGATACCGACTTAACGGTTTTTAGAGAGCAAGGTAACATTCAAGGATTTAATTTTGCTTTTATAGACGACCATTTTAATTACCATACCGCTCAGGATGATGTGGCGCATTTGGACAAAAACACTTTGAAACACCAAGGTTCGTATTTGATGCCGTTGCTGAATTATTTTTCGAATGCCGATTTGAACAACACTGATACGGCAGAAGATTACGTTTATTTTACGATTCCGTTTACTTTTATCAGTTATCCTTTTGATTGGGTGATGCCGATGACGCTAATCGCTGCTGGTTTCCTACTCATTTTAGTATTTCTTGGCAAAGCCAAAAGAATGCTAAAGTTGAATGACATCGTGAAAGGATTCTTTCCGTTTTTGGGCGCTTTGATTTTTACGGGATTGATTACGTATTACGGTTGGAAGGGCTTGCTGTTACTGAATCCGCAATACAATGATTTACTCAACGGTTTTACCTACAACGGTCACGATTATATTGCCGCTTTTGTATTATTGAGTCTTTCGATTTGTTTTTTCTTTTATCAAATTGCTTCCAAACCCAAAGTGACGATGAACCATTATGTGATTCCGCTAGTGTTTTGGATTGTGTTGAATGGATTTCTTGCCAATAGCTTGCGTGGTGCAGGATTCCTGATTATTCCCGTTTATTTTGGACTAATTTCTTTTGCAGTTTTTGTGTTTAGCCAAAGATCCATTTGGATTGTAAACCTTATTTGTGGAATTCCCGCTTTGTTGATTATTGCACCGTTTATTCAAATGTTTCCCGTAGGTTTGGGATTGAAAGTGTTGTTTGGCAGTGCTATTTTGACTGTTTTGGCATTTGCTATACTGTTGCCAATTTTTGGATCTTTTACCAAAAAGGGAAGTTGGTCATTATTGTTCTTTTTAACAGCTGTCCTGTTTTTGGCAAAAGCACAATACCATTCGGGTTATGAAGCAGGTGAAGCCAAATCGAACAGTTTGGTGTATTACTATAATGCCGATACAAACAAAGCACATTGGCTGACTTATGATACCAATTTGGATTCCTGGACAAAAGGATATTTGGGCGAAAAACCAAAAGGCGCAAAAATTTTCAACAATTTGAAATTGTTTAGCAAATACAATTCGGAGTTTACGTATGCAGCAGAAGCACCAAATAAAGGCATTGCGAAACCAACCATTACTTTTTTACAAGACAGTGTGGTGGGTATCAAAAGGTCTTTAAAAATTCAAATCACGCCAAACCGAAAAGTAAATCGCTATGATATTTTTGCTGATGAAATTATGACCTTTTATAATTTCAAAGCCAATGGTGTGACTACTTTGGGACAAAAAGGAACTGAATTAGAGCGAAAAGGCAAAAAACTGTTGAGCTATTATGTGGTCAACAACGAACCGCTTGTTTTGCAGTTTACCATAAACAGAGCGACTATATTGGATATGGATGTTATGGAAAGCTCTTTTGATTTGATGGTCAATCCAATATTTGCGATGACCCCAAGAGAAAACTGGATGATGCCAACACCTTTCGTACTGAATGATGCAATCGTCATTACCCAAAAAATAAAACGAACTCCAAAAGTTGTTGCTCCTGTTGTGAATCCAAACTTGGCTCTACCGAAAGCGGCGGATAGTTTAAAGGTGGTGAAAGATAGTTTGAGGGTTAGGCAATAA
- a CDS encoding DUF2116 family Zn-ribbon domain-containing protein, translated as MKTCLECGDPIVGREDKKFCSDGCRNAYNNKINKDSTNYMRNINNKLRKNYRILSELNVDGKSKTTRAKLMSKGFDFEFFTNVLNTKTGNTYYFLYDQGYMVLDNDFYMLVKKDI; from the coding sequence ATGAAAACCTGTCTAGAATGTGGTGATCCAATTGTAGGTCGTGAAGACAAGAAATTCTGCAGTGATGGTTGCCGAAATGCCTACAACAACAAAATAAATAAGGATAGTACGAATTATATGCGCAATATCAACAACAAATTGCGCAAAAATTACCGAATTTTGTCAGAGCTGAATGTGGATGGAAAATCCAAAACAACTCGCGCCAAGTTGATGAGCAAGGGTTTTGATTTTGAGTTTTTCACCAACGTTTTGAATACCAAAACGGGAAATACCTATTATTTCCTGTACGACCAGGGTTATATGGTTTTGGACAATGATTTTTACATGCTCGTTAAAAAAGATATTTAA
- a CDS encoding SCO family protein — translation MLSILKKYRIYIGIVSIFSIITLYLFYGALKPTKTLPIYNPSDVNPELVDSTIQYISKYHTIGDFSFVNQNGKTITQKDYEGKVYVADFFFTTCGSICPKMTTNLVDVQKAIKNNPKVMLLSHTVFPETDSVPALKAYAKKYGVIDGKWNLVTGDKKEIYTMARKSYLAVKLGKPEQLYDMVHTENFVLVDQKRRVRGFYDGTKKEDIQRLIEDINWLCANEKNE, via the coding sequence ATGTTATCCATTTTAAAAAAATACAGAATCTACATTGGCATTGTATCGATTTTTTCCATCATAACACTTTACTTGTTTTATGGCGCTTTGAAACCCACTAAAACACTACCAATCTATAATCCATCCGATGTGAATCCAGAATTGGTGGACAGTACAATACAATACATTAGCAAATACCACACGATTGGTGACTTTTCTTTTGTGAACCAAAACGGAAAAACCATTACCCAAAAGGACTATGAAGGCAAAGTATATGTTGCCGACTTTTTCTTTACCACTTGTGGTTCTATTTGTCCCAAAATGACCACCAATTTGGTCGATGTACAAAAAGCGATTAAGAATAATCCGAAAGTGATGTTGCTTTCACATACTGTTTTTCCCGAGACCGACAGTGTTCCGGCATTAAAGGCCTATGCAAAAAAATACGGGGTCATTGATGGAAAGTGGAATCTGGTAACGGGCGACAAAAAAGAAATCTATACTATGGCCAGAAAATCCTATCTGGCTGTAAAGCTTGGAAAACCTGAGCAGTTGTATGATATGGTGCATACCGAAAACTTTGTTTTAGTTGATCAAAAAAGACGCGTTCGTGGTTTTTATGACGGAACCAAGAAAGAAGACATACAGCGCTTAATCGAAGATATTAATTGGCTTTGTGCCAATGAAAAAAATGAGTAA
- a CDS encoding DMT family transporter — MKTKIQTAFKSRINAIGLPILALCWVSFFWGTTWLASKEGVKHMPAIQLAGIRQFIGGSLYLAFFLLKKTPWPKGKQWKTIIILSLLNFVLSNGLSTWGVKYISSGLGAIIGAMVPLWIVFISFFKGERITRLAVLGIIICFGGVCVIFYEHLLDFLQPDFQFGIVLSIAATITWAFGTLYTKKKAASFNPYFSLGLQMFISSIFLFSFVGATGASIPLSEIPINSWLSIAYLVIVGSVLTFIAFIYALQKLPTELSSLYAYVNPIVAVILGSFIFGESLTVAIVFGGSITLIGLYLINYAMRKKKNSIEPISEIN; from the coding sequence TTGAAAACAAAAATTCAAACCGCTTTTAAGTCCAGAATAAACGCTATCGGATTGCCCATTTTGGCTTTGTGTTGGGTGAGCTTTTTTTGGGGAACGACTTGGTTGGCTTCCAAAGAAGGGGTCAAACACATGCCGGCAATACAACTCGCCGGGATTCGACAATTTATTGGGGGTTCTTTATATCTTGCCTTTTTTTTGTTGAAGAAAACACCTTGGCCAAAAGGAAAACAATGGAAAACCATCATTATCCTTAGCTTACTCAATTTTGTTTTGAGTAATGGATTGAGTACTTGGGGTGTTAAATACATCAGCAGCGGATTGGGCGCTATCATTGGCGCAATGGTGCCTTTGTGGATTGTATTCATCAGTTTTTTTAAAGGCGAAAGAATTACGCGATTGGCGGTTTTGGGAATTATAATTTGTTTTGGTGGTGTTTGTGTTATCTTTTATGAGCACTTACTCGATTTTTTGCAACCCGATTTTCAATTTGGGATTGTACTTTCGATAGCAGCAACGATTACCTGGGCTTTTGGCACTTTATATACCAAGAAAAAAGCGGCGAGTTTCAATCCTTATTTTAGTTTGGGATTGCAGATGTTTATTTCGAGTATTTTTCTTTTTTCTTTTGTTGGGGCTACGGGTGCAAGTATTCCACTTTCGGAAATTCCTATAAATTCCTGGTTATCGATAGCTTATTTGGTAATTGTTGGTTCGGTATTGACTTTTATCGCTTTTATTTATGCTTTGCAAAAACTCCCTACCGAATTGAGCAGTTTGTATGCTTATGTCAATCCAATAGTAGCAGTTATTTTGGGTTCTTTTATTTTTGGAGAATCATTAACTGTGGCCATTGTCTTTGGCGGAAGCATCACCTTAATTGGATTGTATTTAATTAATTATGCCATGCGGAAAAAGAAAAATAGCATTGAGCCAATATCAGAGATTAATTAG
- a CDS encoding FeoA family protein, giving the protein MRKTIHSLKKGQKGIILDFDIDVIPLKLLEMGCLPGNEVELLQIAPFGDPLYLNINGSHLAIRIETAKQIGVELIKNK; this is encoded by the coding sequence TTGCGAAAAACGATACATTCTCTCAAGAAAGGCCAAAAGGGCATTATACTGGATTTTGATATCGATGTTATCCCATTAAAACTCCTAGAAATGGGTTGTTTGCCTGGCAATGAAGTTGAATTACTTCAAATTGCTCCCTTTGGAGATCCTTTGTATTTGAATATTAATGGCTCTCATCTTGCCATTCGTATCGAAACGGCAAAACAAATAGGCGTTGAACTCATTAAAAACAAATAA
- a CDS encoding SDR family NAD(P)-dependent oxidoreductase: MTQISILGCGWLGLPLAKAMIENGFSVKGSTTSESKLAILDKFGIHSFLIALSEDKPIGDVANFLKNSSILIIDIPPKLRGSEKENFVSKIKNVIPYVEKSTIENVLFVSSTSVYGETNATITEETVPKPDTESGKQLLEVESLLQSNSNFKTTVLRFGGLIGEDRNPTKFMAGKVNIENPETPINFIHQEDCIGIILKIISSDSWNEIYNGVSPFHPTREAYYTQKATELSLVLPKFDHSKPSTKKFVLSNKVETVLGYDFIKTNL; encoded by the coding sequence ATGACACAAATAAGCATATTAGGTTGCGGGTGGCTGGGATTGCCTTTGGCGAAAGCCATGATAGAAAATGGGTTTTCTGTGAAAGGGTCAACTACATCCGAAAGTAAACTCGCAATATTAGATAAGTTTGGGATTCACTCCTTTTTGATTGCCCTTTCAGAAGATAAACCAATTGGAGACGTTGCTAATTTTCTAAAAAATTCATCCATTTTAATTATTGATATTCCTCCAAAACTACGCGGTTCTGAGAAAGAAAACTTTGTTTCCAAGATTAAAAATGTGATTCCATATGTCGAAAAATCTACGATTGAGAACGTACTTTTTGTAAGTTCTACTTCAGTTTATGGTGAAACCAATGCAACGATAACTGAAGAAACCGTCCCAAAACCCGATACCGAAAGCGGCAAACAATTGCTGGAAGTCGAATCGCTTTTGCAAAGTAATTCAAATTTCAAAACCACAGTACTCCGTTTTGGTGGACTCATTGGCGAAGATCGAAATCCAACCAAATTTATGGCTGGAAAAGTAAATATTGAAAACCCAGAAACACCCATCAACTTTATTCATCAAGAAGATTGCATTGGGATCATCTTAAAAATTATTTCTTCTGATTCATGGAATGAAATTTACAATGGCGTTAGTCCTTTTCATCCCACAAGAGAGGCCTATTATACCCAAAAAGCAACCGAATTATCTTTAGTTTTGCCTAAATTTGACCATTCGAAACCTTCTACTAAAAAATTTGTTTTGAGTAATAAAGTAGAAACTGTTTTGGGATACGACTTTATTAAAACCAATTTATAA